CGTCACCATGTGATCGGTGAAGCGGCGGCCGAAGCCGGGGTTGGCCAGGATCGCGTCGCGCTCCGCGTCGGACAGCGGGGTCGAGGAGGGCTTGAGCTCGATCGTGGGCGTCGTCATGAGTGCTTGTCCTTCACCGGTTGGGTATGGCGGACCGCGCTCATGCGTACTAGGACGTCCGAGCTTCCCCGTAATCCGCGGCCTCGCGTTCGATTATCGCGCGTGGGCAGGCTTCGGAGAAACGGGGCTTTAGCGGCCCAGGGAGATGGTGGCACCCGGGGCCGCACAGGAGAAGCCGCCAGGTCCCTTTGTGACCTGGCGGCTTCCTGGGTGGAACGGCCGGGTCAGCCGGCTACTCGCGCGGCGAGGGCGTCGCCGATGGCGTCGGTGGAGCGGAAGGTGCCGTCGCGCTCGGCCAGGTCGGCGGAGACGGCGTCCTCGATGCGGACGGCCTGGTCCTCGTATCCGAGGTGGCGCAGCAGGAGGGCGACGGAGAGGATCGTCGCGGTCGGGTCGGCCTTGCCGGTGCCCGCGATGTCCGGGGCCGAGCCGTGGACGGGCTCGAACATGGACGGGAAGGCGCCGGTCGGGTTGATGTTCCCGGAGGCGGCCAGGCCGATGCCGCCGGTCACGGCCGCGGCCAGGTCGGTGAGGATGTCACCGAAGAGGTTGTCCGTGACGATGACGTCGAAGCGCTCGGGCTGGGTGACGAAGAAGATCGTCGCGGCGTCGACGTGCAGGTAGTCGGTGGTGACCTCGGGGTACTCCTGGCCGACCTTGTCGAAGATGTTCTTCCACATGTGGCCCGCGTACACGAGGACGTTGTTCTTGTGGACCAGCGTCAGCTTCTTGCGGGGCCGGGCGTTGGCCCGCTCGTACGCGTCGCGCACCACGCGCTCCACGCCGTAGGCGGTGTTGATGCTGACCTCGGTGGCCACCTCGGCGGGGGTGCCGGTGCGCAGGCTGCCGCCGTTGCCGGTGTACGGGCCCTCGGTGCCCTCGCGGACCACGACGAAGTCGATCTCGGGACGGCCGGCGAGCGGGGTGGCCGTGTTCGGGAACAGCTTCGAGGGGCGCAGGTTGATGAAGTGGTCGAAGGCGAAGCGGAGCTTCAGCAGCAGACCGCGCTCCAGGACGCCCGACGGGACCGACGGGTCGCCGATGGCGCCCAGCAGGATCGCGTCGTGGTGCTTGAGGGCCTCGAGCTCCGCGTCCGGGAGGGTCTCACCGGTGCGGTGCCAGCGCTGGGCGCCGAGGTCGTATTCCTTGGTCTCCAGCTTCACATCCTGGGGCAGGACCGCGGTAAGGACCTTCAGGCCCTGAGCCACGACTTCCTGGCCGATGCCATCACCGGGGATCACTGCGAGATTGATGCTGGTCGACATGTCGGAACCGTACTCCGTGTCCCAGCCCTCAGACATATCGCGTCCATCATGTGGACCCTTCTGGGCCCATGAGAACGCGATATGCCCGGGCCGGAAGGTCGGTCAGTGGCCGGTCGAGCCGCCGTTGTCACGGCGGTCCAGGGCGCGCTGGAGGGCGGCGGCGGCGTTCTTGCGGTCGGCGTCGGCCGGGGAGGTGTGGCGGACGCGGCGGGAGGCAGCGGTGGTGGGGGTCATGGTGATCGACTCCTTGAGATCACGGCGTGGCGGGGCCACGGATGAGGGGTTCCTTCAAGGCGCCGGAAGAGGCGGGGAGCGGTGCGCCGCAGGGGTTGCCTGCCAGTGGGCGCGCGCTCTCGACCGCCATTCGCAGGATCAGCGAGACGTTCGGCTCCTACAAAGCTAGGGCAGGTCCGGCTGTCTGTCTCCGCAATTACTCGGACTTCCTAGTATCTGAGACGGGAAACCGCCCGAAGGGAGCCTTCCGGTGGTTCCGCTTTCAGCCCTTCGCGGACCTGAGTCCCCTGATCAGAGCCCTCACGGCGAGGGTGGATGCTGATTCCGGAGTGGTGACGTATCCCACCTGCCTCACCGGCCCCTGGGGCCCCAGACCGGTGATCTCGACGGTGTCCGGGGCCTCGCGCAGCGACAGCTCCGGCATGATCGCCATGCCCAGGCCCCGGCCGACCATGGTCAGCACCATGGCGTCGTCCTCCGCCTTCACGGTGGCCCGGGGGATCCAGTCCTGGGCCCGCCACCACGTCCGGGTGTAGGAGCCGCAGTTCTCGTCCCAGTCCATCAGCGGCAGCGCCTTCGGGTCCGGGTGCCCGGCGGGGTGCACCAGGGCGTACGCCTCCTCGGCGAGCACCCCGGTCAGCAGCCCGGGCAGTGCGCCCTCGCTCACGCCCAGCGTCGCGATGCCCAGGTCCGCCCGGCCGGCGGCCACCTCCCCGGCCGCGCCGGCGCCCACTTCGCGGACCACCCTGACCTCGGGGCGGATCCCGGGGTGCAGGGCGGCGAGCCGCTCCAGCGCGGGCGGCAGCAGGTGCAGGGCCGCGCTGCGGAAGGCCGCGACGCGCAGCACCCCCTCCACCGTGTCCCGCCCGGCGGGGGCCCGGCCCGCGCCGCGCGCCTCCGCGCCCAGCACCTCGTACAGCCGCAGGATGCGCCGGCCCAGCGCGACGGCCCGCTCCCCGGCCGGGGTGGGCGAGGCGCCGCCGCGCCCGCGCTCGAAGAGCACCGCGCCGACCTTGCCCTCGCTGCCGCGCACGGAGTGCGAGACGGCCGACTGGCTGATCCCGAGCGCGGCGCCCGCGGCGGAGAAGCCGCCCGTCTCGGCGACGGCGACCAGCACCCGGAGTTCTTGCGGGGCGAGCTCGGCCACTTCGGTTCCCACCTCGGTGTATGAGCCGCGTTCATGGATGCGCGGCTTCCATGAGGGCAACCCCCTGCCCGGCCGCGGGATTCCTTCCTACGGTCGTGGCCATGACCGTGAACACCGCATACGCCGTCCACCAGATCGCCCGCCCCACCGGAGTCCCCGCCGCCTCCGACTTCGCGTACGTCTCCTCACCCGTCCCCGAACCCGCCCCCGGCACCGCCCTGGTGGAGAACCTGCTGCTCTCGGTGGACCCGTACCACCGCGGGCTGATGGACGGCGGAGAGGGCGGCTTCGAGCTGCACGCCCCGCTGGAGGGCCGCACGGTGGGCCGGGTGACCGCCTCCCGCGATCCGGGCCTGGCCGAGGGCGACCTGGTCTTCCACCGCGCCGGCTGGCGCACCCACTCCCTGGTCACCCTGGGCCGGGAGGGCACCCGCAAGCTGCGCGGCCACGAGGGCGTCCCGCTGGAGGCGTACCTGTCGATCCTGGGCGGCACCGGCCTGACCGCCTACGCCGCCCTCACCCGGACGGCGGCCCTGCGCGAGGGCGAGGACCTCTTCGTCTCGGCCGCCGCGGGCGGGGTCGGCACCGCCACCGGGCACATCGCCCGGCTGCTGGGCGCCCGCCGGATCATCGGCAGCGCGGGCTCGGCGGCGAAGGTCGCCCACCTCACCACCGCCCTCGGCTTCGACGCCGCCTTCGACTACCACGACGGCCCGGTCGGCGAGCAGCTGGCGCAGGCCGCGGCCGCGCACGGGGGCGGTATCGACGTCTACGTGGACAACGTGGGCGGGGACCACCTGGAGGGCGCGATCGACTCCCTGCGCGAGTACGGCCGGATCGCCTGGGTCGGCGCGATCTCGACGTACAACGGCGACCGCTCCCCCGCCGCGCCCCGCAACCTCTTCGAGGTGGTGCACAAGTCGCTGCGCCTGGAAGGGGTATTGGTTCGCAACCACACCAATCTCCAGGACGAGCTGGAGGACTTCCTGGTCCCCCACCTGCGCAGCGGGCGGGTCGGTACCGATACCACCGTTTTCCAGGGGTTCGACCGGACCGTGGAGGCATTCCTGGGCATGCTCCGCGGGGACAACCTGGGCAAAATGCTGGTGCGCGTCGACGGCTGATTCCAGCCAACCGGATGTTCACCGATTCCTTACCGCACGGCTGTAGACCTTTGCGGCGGCTGCCGCCACGCTTGCCGTCAATGTGCCAGCGGGGCACTCGAGTTGGAGGCGAGCAGCCAGTGACACCCATCAGCCGCAGAGGTTTCGTGGGGATCGGCGCCGGGCTCGTGGCAGGGGCGGCCCTGCCCGCCGCCCTGCCCACGACGGCGGCGGCCGCCGCCGCTACGGGCACCATCACCGATGTGAAGCACGTGGTCATCCTGATGCAGGAGAACCGCAGCTTCGACCACTACTTCGGCAGGCTGAAGGGCGTCCGCGGGTTCGGCGACCGCGCCGCCGGCAACCTCCCGGGCGGCTGGGGCATGTTCAACCAGCCCAACTGGGGCGGCCGGCAGTACCCGTGGAAGCTGTCCGCCACCCCGGCGGCCGGCGGGGCCGACAGCGAGACCCTGGCCCAGTGCACCGGCGACCTCCCGCACAGCTGGACCTCGCAGCACGCCGCCTGGAACAAGGGCCGGATGGACAACTGGGTGGCCGGCGTCGGCAAGACCCACACCCTCGGCTACCTGGACCGCGGCGACATACCCTTCCACTACGGCCTCGCCGACCACTACACGATCTGCGACGCCTACTTCTGTTCCACGCTCAGCGCGACCGGCCCCAACCGCACCTTCCTGTGGAGCGGCAAGATCGACGCGGGCAGCAAGGACGGCGGCGACGAGTCCGGGCTGACCTGGGAGACGTACGCGGAGGCCCTCCAGCGGGCCGGGATGAGCTGGAAGGTCTACCAGAACGCCCAGGACAACTACGGGGACAACGGCCTGGCCTACTTCAAGAAGTTCACCGACGCCAAGCCCGGCGACCCGCTGTGGGACCGGGGCATGGGCTCGGTCCCGAAGGTGACCGGCTCCACCCCGGACGA
The Streptomyces sp. NBC_00091 genome window above contains:
- a CDS encoding 3-isopropylmalate dehydrogenase yields the protein MSTSINLAVIPGDGIGQEVVAQGLKVLTAVLPQDVKLETKEYDLGAQRWHRTGETLPDAELEALKHHDAILLGAIGDPSVPSGVLERGLLLKLRFAFDHFINLRPSKLFPNTATPLAGRPEIDFVVVREGTEGPYTGNGGSLRTGTPAEVATEVSINTAYGVERVVRDAYERANARPRKKLTLVHKNNVLVYAGHMWKNIFDKVGQEYPEVTTDYLHVDAATIFFVTQPERFDVIVTDNLFGDILTDLAAAVTGGIGLAASGNINPTGAFPSMFEPVHGSAPDIAGTGKADPTATILSVALLLRHLGYEDQAVRIEDAVSADLAERDGTFRSTDAIGDALAARVAG
- a CDS encoding LysR family transcriptional regulator, with amino-acid sequence MAELAPQELRVLVAVAETGGFSAAGAALGISQSAVSHSVRGSEGKVGAVLFERGRGGASPTPAGERAVALGRRILRLYEVLGAEARGAGRAPAGRDTVEGVLRVAAFRSAALHLLPPALERLAALHPGIRPEVRVVREVGAGAAGEVAAGRADLGIATLGVSEGALPGLLTGVLAEEAYALVHPAGHPDPKALPLMDWDENCGSYTRTWWRAQDWIPRATVKAEDDAMVLTMVGRGLGMAIMPELSLREAPDTVEITGLGPQGPVRQVGYVTTPESASTLAVRALIRGLRSAKG
- a CDS encoding NADP-dependent oxidoreductase encodes the protein MTVNTAYAVHQIARPTGVPAASDFAYVSSPVPEPAPGTALVENLLLSVDPYHRGLMDGGEGGFELHAPLEGRTVGRVTASRDPGLAEGDLVFHRAGWRTHSLVTLGREGTRKLRGHEGVPLEAYLSILGGTGLTAYAALTRTAALREGEDLFVSAAAGGVGTATGHIARLLGARRIIGSAGSAAKVAHLTTALGFDAAFDYHDGPVGEQLAQAAAAHGGGIDVYVDNVGGDHLEGAIDSLREYGRIAWVGAISTYNGDRSPAAPRNLFEVVHKSLRLEGVLVRNHTNLQDELEDFLVPHLRSGRVGTDTTVFQGFDRTVEAFLGMLRGDNLGKMLVRVDG